A section of the Alkalihalobacillus sp. LMS39 genome encodes:
- a CDS encoding Hsp20/alpha crystallin family protein, giving the protein MNKYWPNNWKKSLPHFLGEDFFSSFENMDIESSTNTNVNMDMYESGHELLCIFTLPGLKLEDVDIYVYERTLEIRGTMHIDYNGFRLLHQEIYQGPVKRTVELPYPVRDDKVEAFFKRGQLFIHLHRLIRPEQIKNKIKVRDLDKTNSDS; this is encoded by the coding sequence ATGAATAAATATTGGCCAAATAATTGGAAAAAATCGTTGCCTCATTTCTTAGGAGAAGATTTCTTTTCAAGCTTTGAAAATATGGATATTGAAAGCAGTACAAACACAAATGTGAATATGGATATGTATGAATCAGGTCATGAGCTATTATGTATATTTACTTTACCAGGATTAAAATTAGAAGATGTTGATATTTATGTATACGAAAGAACATTGGAAATTAGAGGTACAATGCACATTGATTACAATGGATTTCGATTACTACACCAAGAAATTTACCAAGGGCCTGTGAAAAGAACTGTTGAACTCCCATATCCTGTCCGAGACGATAAGGTAGAAGCATTCTTTAAGCGGGGACAATTGTTTATCCATTTGCATCGACTAATACGACCGGAGCAAATAAAAAATAAAATAAAAGTGAGAGACCTTGATAAGACCAACTCTGATTCTTAA
- a CDS encoding agmatinase family protein — protein sequence MGFFDDHGLSFRKKQALESDREYDLLGLEQAKKEAKIPEVENQKILERSLKYGLEAAPSIGDRTISTFTREPRPAYAGIPTFLRTPFLEDVRKVGEYDVAFMGVPFDIGTTYRAGARFGPEAIRRISKLYTSYSYEKGVDLVESLNMCDVGDVFTIANIEKSFDQIFKAVSHVFSQGTLPVMLGGDHAIGYPCLRAIAENVEGKVGIIHMDRHLDLQEKDMDERMHTTPWFHATNIPNAPPENLVQVGIGGWQVPREAVKNVRKFNTTAISIMDIERLGIEKVAEIALEKAWKGASAVYLSVDIDSFDAGFVPGTGWPEPGGFTPREGLKFLDLVAREGICGLEVVEVSPPYDISDKTALLATRIIADVLATMVDAGKIGKKFA from the coding sequence TTGGGTTTTTTCGATGACCACGGGTTAAGCTTCAGAAAAAAGCAAGCTCTGGAAAGTGACAGAGAATACGATTTGTTAGGGCTTGAGCAAGCAAAAAAAGAAGCTAAAATCCCCGAGGTTGAAAACCAAAAGATATTGGAGAGGTCTTTAAAGTATGGACTAGAGGCAGCTCCATCGATTGGTGACAGAACAATTTCAACGTTTACGAGAGAACCACGTCCAGCATATGCTGGAATCCCGACATTTTTACGGACTCCTTTTTTAGAAGATGTTCGTAAAGTGGGGGAGTATGATGTCGCATTCATGGGTGTTCCGTTTGATATTGGAACAACATACCGAGCTGGTGCGAGATTTGGACCAGAAGCGATTCGGAGGATATCGAAGCTCTACACGAGTTACAGTTATGAAAAAGGGGTGGATCTTGTTGAATCATTAAACATGTGTGATGTAGGTGATGTTTTTACGATCGCCAACATTGAAAAAAGCTTTGATCAAATTTTCAAAGCGGTATCTCATGTTTTTTCACAAGGAACATTACCAGTGATGTTAGGCGGTGACCATGCAATTGGCTACCCTTGCCTCCGCGCCATTGCAGAAAATGTTGAAGGTAAAGTAGGTATTATTCATATGGACCGTCATTTAGATTTACAAGAAAAAGATATGGACGAACGAATGCATACGACTCCATGGTTTCACGCAACAAATATTCCGAATGCTCCACCAGAAAATTTAGTGCAAGTCGGTATTGGAGGATGGCAAGTTCCAAGAGAAGCAGTTAAAAATGTGAGAAAATTTAATACAACTGCGATTTCTATAATGGATATTGAAAGATTAGGAATTGAAAAAGTTGCTGAAATAGCATTAGAAAAAGCATGGAAAGGAGCAAGCGCTGTATACTTAAGTGTCGATATCGATAGTTTTGATGCTGGATTTGTTCCTGGTACGGGATGGCCAGAGCCAGGTGGCTTTACACCACGAGAGGGATTAAAGTTTTTAGACTTAGTCGCTCGAGAAGGCATTTGTGGATTAGAGGTTGTTGAAGTTTCGCCGCCATATGACATAAGTGATAAAACCGCTTTATTAGCAACAAGAATTATTGCTGATGTTTTAGCAACAATGGTTGATGCAGGGAAAATAGGCAAAAAGTTCGCATAA
- a CDS encoding ATP-binding cassette domain-containing protein: MKAIEIENVTYKYQDGTTALNELCLIIPMGAKVALLGPNGAGKSTLLHHLNGLKLPQSGDVKIMDLPLTKRNLKEIRKKVGLVFQDPDDQVFSSTVIEDVQFGPRNLGMTEEEIEDVSRASLGSVGMLEFKEKPPFHLSYGQKKRVAIAGILAMKPDIVVLDEPMSYLDPQGKDEIAALLQGLNIMGKTILLSTHDVDFAASWADMIILMKDGKILATGGPELLVKEECIREAKLHLPTIARLFRMLNVDPLPLNEQEAIRVLYRMMEDKEGVSEL; this comes from the coding sequence ATGAAAGCAATTGAGATTGAAAACGTGACGTATAAATACCAAGATGGAACAACTGCACTTAATGAACTATGTTTAATCATACCGATGGGTGCTAAAGTAGCCTTACTTGGTCCAAACGGGGCAGGGAAATCAACATTGTTACATCATTTAAATGGTTTGAAACTACCTCAATCTGGTGATGTGAAGATTATGGACTTACCATTAACGAAAAGAAACCTAAAGGAAATTCGAAAAAAAGTAGGACTAGTATTTCAAGATCCAGACGATCAAGTTTTTTCAAGTACTGTAATTGAGGATGTCCAGTTTGGACCTAGAAATTTAGGGATGACGGAAGAGGAAATAGAAGATGTTAGTCGTGCATCACTCGGGTCAGTTGGGATGTTGGAATTTAAGGAAAAGCCACCATTTCATTTAAGTTATGGGCAAAAAAAGAGAGTTGCTATAGCTGGTATTCTCGCTATGAAACCTGATATTGTTGTATTAGATGAACCTATGTCTTATTTAGATCCTCAAGGAAAAGATGAAATAGCCGCCTTGTTACAAGGATTAAATATCATGGGAAAGACAATTTTATTATCGACTCATGACGTTGATTTTGCTGCTTCTTGGGCAGATATGATTATTTTGATGAAAGATGGAAAGATTTTGGCTACAGGAGGTCCAGAATTATTAGTTAAGGAAGAATGTATTAGAGAAGCAAAATTACACTTACCAACGATTGCAAGACTGTTTCGGATGTTAAATGTCGATCCACTCCCATTAAATGAACAAGAGGCGATACGTGTTCTATATCGAATGATGGAAGACAAAGAAGGAGTTTCGGAATTATGA
- the gerPC gene encoding spore germination protein GerPC yields the protein MYYNHPYYQSSYPTDPSYNSTKNPNQYYQNEYQFFQPSNQHEIEKKQHIYGEEEGNMNLTTESVHAPLKKPAELELLEQLTKQIVALNEKIEKIEKENEQLKEKVENIKPIAIENINYKIQELTVEELSGNLMIGMTALGEVEDLKKLIHEKENIKFNDIDTEDANQEMENMEFGDES from the coding sequence ATGTATTACAATCACCCCTATTACCAATCTTCTTATCCGACTGATCCTAGTTACAATTCAACCAAGAACCCAAACCAATATTACCAAAATGAATACCAATTCTTTCAGCCTTCGAATCAACATGAGATCGAAAAAAAACAACATATATATGGGGAAGAAGAAGGAAACATGAATCTCACTACTGAATCCGTTCATGCACCCTTGAAAAAGCCAGCTGAACTCGAATTATTAGAACAACTAACAAAACAAATTGTTGCTTTAAACGAAAAAATTGAAAAAATTGAAAAAGAAAATGAACAACTTAAAGAAAAGGTTGAAAATATAAAGCCAATTGCAATCGAAAATATAAATTATAAAATTCAAGAGCTCACTGTCGAAGAACTATCAGGAAACCTTATGATCGGTATGACAGCTTTAGGAGAAGTGGAAGATTTAAAAAAATTAATCCATGAAAAGGAAAATATTAAATTTAACGATATTGATACCGAAGATGCTAACCAAGAGATGGAAAACATGGAGTTTGGGGATGAATCATAA
- a CDS encoding spore germination protein — protein sequence MTHVNNIFGIRINNASNNASLNFGNVLHKGHQANVKMNVGYAQAGDANFSPLQFNNANLTNDPDVKDQTQAQV from the coding sequence GTGACACACGTTAACAATATATTTGGAATACGCATCAATAACGCTTCTAACAATGCCTCGTTAAACTTCGGGAATGTGTTGCATAAAGGCCATCAAGCCAATGTAAAAATGAATGTTGGTTATGCGCAAGCTGGGGATGCCAATTTCTCACCTTTGCAATTCAATAATGCGAATTTAACAAATGATCCAGATGTAAAAGACCAAACACAAGCTCAAGTATAG
- a CDS encoding spore germination protein, with translation MFTHMNNIFGIRVNQASNNTSMNMGNALHKGHQANTKSNGGYNQAGDANFSPLQFNNANLTNDPDVADQAQAQV, from the coding sequence ATGTTTACACATATGAACAATATTTTTGGAATTAGAGTGAATCAAGCATCAAATAATACGTCGATGAATATGGGAAATGCCCTTCATAAAGGTCATCAAGCCAATACAAAATCAAATGGGGGCTATAATCAAGCTGGGGATGCAAACTTTTCTCCATTACAGTTTAATAACGCCAATTTAACAAATGATCCAGATGTAGCAGATCAAGCTCAAGCACAAGTATAA
- a CDS encoding LysM domain-containing protein — MRLYVTKEGESLLAIAKKYSVQVEVLKKVNKHVHNVSHLPADTHITIPAIIGLDDKLTVGGIKESNTKGNVCAYVDDEIVYYKQPNITHWPSQDYTHPHPKIGTHAAEKFGSHFGKTVQ; from the coding sequence ATGAGACTTTATGTTACGAAAGAGGGCGAATCACTACTTGCCATAGCCAAAAAATATAGTGTACAGGTGGAGGTATTAAAAAAAGTAAATAAACACGTCCACAATGTTTCACACTTACCTGCAGATACACACATCACCATTCCTGCCATTATTGGTCTAGATGATAAGCTAACAGTAGGGGGAATAAAGGAATCGAATACAAAAGGAAATGTTTGTGCTTATGTGGACGACGAAATTGTTTATTATAAGCAACCGAATATTACACACTGGCCTTCTCAAGATTACACACATCCACACCCTAAAATTGGCACACATGCAGCGGAAAAGTTTGGTAGTCATTTTGGAAAAACAGTTCAATAG
- the cbiQ gene encoding cobalt ECF transporter T component CbiQ produces the protein MTNSLENIHPWVLNWEGRTKLVTGLIFIFGVISLQQLFIVGLSFLFSFFLALFLRIPFVTLCKRYLIITPFLLLMTVPLFFTTGNITPHDNIIFAFTIIVKAFTSMTMITLILETQTLEQFMNSLAHLKIPSVLITVLILSYRYVFLFLDDIQKMQLAARSRFFSGGIRLKSLKTYGQLTGSLLTKSIDRSDHVYEAMASRSFNGKLHVRTCATLKKTDILKGAVLILFLIVLFGLERNSLFFVLPL, from the coding sequence ATGACAAATAGTTTAGAAAACATCCATCCGTGGGTCCTGAATTGGGAAGGAAGAACAAAGCTTGTGACAGGCCTTATTTTTATCTTTGGGGTTATAAGCTTACAACAACTATTTATTGTAGGCCTCTCCTTCTTATTTTCGTTTTTCCTAGCCCTGTTTTTAAGAATCCCTTTCGTCACCTTATGTAAACGTTACTTAATTATAACTCCATTTTTACTGTTAATGACGGTGCCACTATTTTTTACTACTGGAAATATTACTCCTCACGATAATATCATTTTTGCTTTCACTATTATTGTGAAGGCTTTTACTTCCATGACAATGATTACTTTGATTTTAGAAACTCAAACATTAGAACAATTTATGAATAGTCTCGCTCACTTAAAAATACCATCCGTATTAATTACAGTACTCATTCTTTCCTATCGTTACGTATTCTTGTTTCTCGATGATATTCAAAAAATGCAATTAGCAGCCAGGTCTCGCTTTTTCTCTGGAGGGATTCGGTTAAAGAGCTTAAAAACTTATGGGCAGCTTACAGGTAGCTTACTGACAAAGTCAATAGACCGGTCTGACCATGTTTACGAGGCGATGGCTTCTCGAAGCTTTAATGGAAAATTACATGTCAGAACGTGTGCAACCCTTAAAAAGACCGATATCCTAAAAGGAGCGGTTTTGATTTTGTTTCTTATTGTTTTATTTGGATTAGAAAGAAATTCATTATTCTTTGTATTACCATTATAA
- a CDS encoding CbiM family transporter produces the protein MHIADGVLDIFVVIPSTIGAIGLLAYSLKGTKEEEIPKISLLTGAFFVSSLINIPIGPTSIHPVLGGFLGLVLGRRAPIGIFIGLILQAVLFQHGGVTTLGANMLLMSIPALLIYWTTSWTKRWPYFVKGFTAGFFAICSGMLLLIMLLLLSDERYSTGSFSVIHFVFIAYFPLALLEGVLTGFAVKHLHAMRPTLFESRKS, from the coding sequence GTGCATATCGCCGATGGGGTATTAGATATTTTTGTTGTTATTCCATCAACAATTGGAGCAATTGGTTTATTAGCTTATTCGTTAAAAGGTACAAAAGAAGAGGAAATTCCTAAAATTAGTTTGTTAACGGGAGCTTTTTTTGTCTCGTCCCTTATCAATATCCCAATCGGACCAACATCCATTCATCCGGTTTTAGGTGGTTTTTTAGGTTTAGTTTTAGGAAGACGAGCACCGATTGGTATTTTTATTGGGCTCATCTTACAAGCTGTCTTATTCCAACATGGTGGGGTAACAACATTAGGAGCAAATATGCTACTAATGTCCATTCCAGCGTTACTAATTTACTGGACAACGTCGTGGACAAAAAGATGGCCTTATTTTGTTAAAGGATTTACAGCTGGTTTTTTCGCCATTTGTAGCGGTATGCTTTTATTAATCATGTTATTATTACTTTCTGACGAGCGATATAGCACGGGTTCGTTTTCTGTAATACACTTTGTTTTTATCGCATATTTCCCGTTGGCCTTACTTGAAGGAGTATTAACAGGGTTTGCCGTGAAACATTTACATGCGATGAGGCCCACTTTGTTTGAATCAAGGAAATCGTAA
- a CDS encoding anti-repressor SinI family protein has protein sequence MKLEKKFGNGMEIPLDKEWITLIKQAKELGLSIQEIRNFLSKQERETQYQ, from the coding sequence GAAAAAAAGTTTGGAAATGGAATGGAAATCCCATTGGATAAAGAATGGATTACGCTTATTAAACAAGCAAAAGAATTAGGACTATCCATTCAGGAAATTCGAAATTTCCTTTCTAAACAAGAGCGAGAAACACAATATCAATGA